One Bdellovibrio bacteriovorus str. Tiberius DNA segment encodes these proteins:
- a CDS encoding HIT family protein has translation MAAAKKARKKTSAKKTPVKRKAPIKAPVVAHGKIQIGKDVWPMERDVLFRPDRMKYVRKLIKPDGCVFCRASEEKVSFDTLCVFKSKHSMVVLNKFPYNSGHLLVLPKRHCGDLLKLSDEEYHDLQNVIRLTMKALNDLYQPGGINVGLNHGAVAGAGIPEHLHYHVIPRWTGDLNFFPLIAETKVLVESLEQTYEKVWSILRKYE, from the coding sequence ATGGCAGCAGCCAAAAAGGCGCGCAAAAAAACATCCGCGAAAAAGACCCCTGTGAAAAGAAAAGCGCCCATCAAGGCTCCGGTGGTCGCTCATGGCAAAATCCAGATCGGCAAGGATGTCTGGCCGATGGAGCGTGATGTTTTGTTCCGTCCGGATCGCATGAAATACGTGCGCAAACTGATCAAACCCGACGGCTGTGTTTTTTGCCGGGCTTCGGAGGAAAAAGTCAGCTTTGATACCTTGTGCGTGTTTAAATCCAAACACTCGATGGTGGTTCTGAACAAGTTCCCTTATAACAGCGGGCATCTTTTGGTTTTGCCAAAACGCCACTGTGGGGACCTGTTGAAACTTTCTGATGAAGAATACCATGACCTGCAAAATGTCATTCGTCTGACGATGAAGGCATTGAATGACCTTTACCAGCCAGGCGGCATCAACGTGGGTTTAAACCACGGGGCTGTGGCCGGGGCGGGAATTCCTGAGCACTTGCACTATCACGTGATTCCTCGATGGACAGGGGACCTTAATTTCTTCCCGTTGATCGCTGAGACAAAGGTCTTGGTTGAAAGTCTTGAGCAGACCTACGAGAAGGTATGGAGTATTTTAAGAAAATATGAATAG